From one uncultured Paludibacter sp. genomic stretch:
- a CDS encoding Transport system permease protein, with amino-acid sequence MKPQKSILFIILTGLVVVFFLADLVWGSIRIPFGEVLNTFFGKSANQINSEILLNFRLPKAITAILAGASLSVAGLMMQTLFRNPLADPYILGVSSGASLGVALAMMSAGMLPFAFGTNSGVIILAAIIGAALVMLLVMAVSFKIQNTVSLLIVGIMFGTIASAIVSVLQYFSNPDAIKLFIMWNLGSLSSVTWQQLYYLIPIIFAGIFLTFYLQKKLDALLLGESYASGLGISVVQTRVFIVIATGLLAGAITAFTGPIAFVGIAVPHIARGIFRTSKHQLLIPASILIGAVLILVCDIISQIPTYTLPINTISSLFGAPIIIWIILKRK; translated from the coding sequence TTGAAACCTCAAAAATCCATATTATTTATCATTTTAACAGGGTTGGTGGTGGTGTTTTTCCTTGCCGATTTGGTTTGGGGAAGCATTCGTATTCCATTTGGTGAAGTGTTGAATACATTTTTTGGGAAAAGCGCCAATCAAATTAACTCTGAAATTTTACTGAATTTTCGCTTGCCTAAAGCCATTACAGCTATTCTGGCAGGAGCTTCGCTTTCTGTTGCCGGATTAATGATGCAAACACTTTTCCGAAATCCATTAGCCGATCCGTACATTTTGGGTGTAAGTTCCGGTGCAAGTTTGGGTGTGGCTTTGGCAATGATGTCGGCAGGAATGTTGCCGTTTGCTTTCGGAACAAATTCCGGTGTGATTATTTTAGCTGCCATAATTGGAGCTGCATTGGTAATGTTGTTGGTTATGGCTGTTTCCTTTAAAATTCAGAATACAGTTTCATTGCTGATAGTCGGAATTATGTTTGGCACAATTGCTTCGGCTATTGTAAGTGTTTTACAATATTTCAGCAATCCGGATGCGATTAAACTTTTTATTATGTGGAATTTAGGAAGTTTGAGCAGCGTTACATGGCAACAACTATATTATTTAATACCTATTATCTTCGCGGGGATATTTTTAACTTTTTATCTTCAGAAAAAATTGGATGCTTTATTGCTTGGAGAAAGTTACGCCAGCGGATTGGGAATTTCCGTAGTTCAAACACGCGTTTTTATCGTAATTGCCACAGGTTTATTGGCAGGTGCAATTACAGCTTTCACAGGTCCTATTGCATTTGTGGGAATTGCCGTGCCTCATATCGCACGGGGAATTTTCCGTACGTCAAAACATCAATTACTTATTCCGGCAAGTATTTTAATTGGAGCCGTGCTGATTTTAGTTTGTGACATTATTTCTCAAATTCCAACTTATACATTGCCTATAAATACAATAAGTTCTCTTTTTGGAGCCCCCATAATTATTTGGATAATTTTGAAAAGGAAGTAA
- a CDS encoding putative Membrane-fusion protein (Evidence 3 : Putative function from multiple computational evidences), protein MSMINYKYSFTILLAGFFLISCNGKKTENTRENNAENQITISEGQFKENGMELGKPVVKPFTEEVSCKGYITAPVNARAKVTSLISGKITSLQIRPGQFVSKGNVICAITSTEFIDIQKDYAENSAKFVKIKADYDRLKSLREENIGAEKDFISIKSDYNAASASLNAARAKLNSIGLNPANIENGKIYNVYTVTAPISGYVTSISAVLGQYADMTTEIAEIVNVNQTQLTLSVFENDVYRLKPGQIVRFNVAGSTENLLAKLISIGKSINTESKTIDCIANMETSLNKPLINEGYVQANIITAQTELQALPNSAFVKSEGAFFVYILKEKKSGNYIFEKKEVHITKSNDEYSAVSESLPEQETLIKGGSTL, encoded by the coding sequence ATGAGTATGATCAATTACAAATATTCTTTCACTATTTTATTAGCAGGATTTTTCCTGATTTCTTGCAATGGGAAGAAAACGGAAAATACGCGAGAAAATAATGCCGAAAATCAAATTACGATATCCGAAGGACAATTTAAGGAAAACGGAATGGAGTTAGGCAAACCTGTTGTAAAGCCATTCACAGAAGAAGTTTCGTGTAAAGGATATATCACAGCACCAGTAAATGCACGCGCTAAAGTAACTTCGTTGATTTCGGGAAAAATAACTTCACTTCAAATTCGTCCCGGGCAATTTGTTTCAAAAGGAAATGTGATTTGCGCAATTACAAGCACGGAATTTATTGATATTCAGAAAGATTATGCTGAAAATTCCGCCAAATTTGTCAAAATTAAAGCTGATTACGACCGCTTAAAATCACTTCGTGAAGAAAACATTGGAGCAGAAAAAGATTTCATTTCAATAAAAAGTGATTATAACGCTGCCTCTGCTTCACTAAATGCGGCGAGAGCAAAATTAAACTCCATCGGATTGAACCCTGCAAATATTGAAAACGGGAAAATCTATAATGTTTACACAGTTACAGCGCCAATAAGCGGTTATGTTACCAGTATCTCCGCTGTGCTTGGACAATATGCTGATATGACTACAGAAATTGCAGAAATTGTGAATGTAAATCAAACTCAACTGACACTTTCTGTTTTCGAGAATGATGTTTATCGTTTAAAACCGGGTCAAATTGTTCGTTTCAATGTGGCTGGAAGCACAGAAAATCTATTAGCTAAACTTATTTCTATAGGTAAAAGTATTAATACTGAATCGAAAACGATAGATTGTATTGCTAATATGGAAACTTCTTTAAACAAACCGCTTATAAATGAGGGATATGTGCAGGCAAACATTATTACCGCCCAAACCGAATTGCAAGCTTTGCCTAATTCTGCTTTTGTAAAATCAGAAGGAGCCTTTTTTGTGTATATTTTAAAAGAAAAGAAAAGCGGGAACTATATTTTTGAGAAAAAAGAAGTCCACATAACAAAAAGCAACGACGAATATTCTGCTGTTTCAGAATCCTTACCAGAGCAAGAAACGCTTATAAAAGGCGGAAGCACATTATAA
- a CDS encoding putative lipoprotein (Evidence 3 : Putative function from multiple computational evidences): MKTAVLKTYGRIIGAILSFIGFFMGCEEVQPMYGTIAEYGVPNADYIVKGNVKNGSTSEPLNNIRIVVPNVYNSQYGDTVYTSANGDYEIKFNSFPDFDQTYKVIASDADGSDNSGLFXSDTLKIQFSAKDKIKKGXGNWNAGTFQKTNQNFSLQYEAIAMYGVMGTSYKEKEQNENID; the protein is encoded by the coding sequence ATGAAAACAGCCGTTTTAAAAACCTACGGAAGAATTATTGGAGCAATACTTTCCTTTATTGGTTTTTTTATGGGATGTGAAGAAGTGCAACCAATGTATGGAACAATTGCAGAATATGGCGTTCCAAATGCCGATTACATTGTTAAAGGAAATGTAAAAAACGGGTCCACATCAGAGCCTTTAAACAATATTAGAATTGTCGTTCCTAACGTCTATAACTCTCAATATGGTGATACCGTTTACACTAGCGCTAATGGTGATTACGAAATCAAATTCAACAGTTTCCCCGATTTTGATCAAACATACAAAGTTATTGCTTCCGATGCCGATGGAAGTGATAATAGTGGATTATTTNAATCCGATACATTAAAAATTCAATTCTCGGCTAAAGATAAAATTAAAAAGGGAGANGGTAATTGGAACGCAGGTACTTTTCAAAAAACAAATCAAAATTTCTCATTACAATATGAAGCGATAGCAATGTATGGTGTAATGGGCACATCTTACAAAGAAAAAGAACAAAATGAAAATATAGATTAA
- a CDS encoding Radical SAM domain protein, translating to MDFKKKLILSLYQQHKKTETKLHELTYLFWECTLRCNFSCIHCGSDCTKEAEIPDMPMEDFLNVLDKISPHVDTKKTMIVITGGEPLMXKDLEEXGXEIXXRKFPWGMVTNGYGLSPQRLNSLLNAGLRSITISLDGLTPNTHDWFRNKNGSWERAINAIACVXKTPNLVYDVVTCVNKRNISELEQMRELFVSLGVTHWXLFTVFPKGRAKDNPELQLSTEEFIRLMDFIKETRKQGKVXASYGCEGYLADYEMEVRDTPYFCQAGVHIGSVLANGDISACPSLRGDYIQGNIXKDDFWTVWNTRYQVMRXRSWTKSGKCATCKSYKYCQGNGLHLRDEKTGELLHCHLEMMGEKVN from the coding sequence ATGGATTTTAAGAAAAAACTCATACTCTCCCTGTATCAGCAACATAAAAAAACCGAAACAAAACTACACGAACTAACTTACTTGTTTTGGGAATGTACACTTCGCTGCAATTTTAGCTGTATTCATTGCGGCAGCGATTGTACAAAAGAAGCGGAAATTCCCGACATGCCTATGGAAGATTTTTTAAACGTACTCGATAAAATTTCTCCNCATGTTGATACAAAAAAAACAATGATTGTCATTACCGGAGGNGAACCNCTGATGNGNAAAGATTTGGAAGAATGNGGANGAGAAATTTANAANCGNAAATTCCCTTGGGGAATGGTTACAAATGGGTACGGACTTTCTCCTCAACGTTTAAACTCGCTATTAAACGCNGGTTTGCGNTCNATTACAATTAGTTTGGACGGATTAACTCCCAACACACATGATTGGTTTCGTAATAAAAACGGATCGTGGGAACGGGCGATAAACGCCATTGCNTGCGTGNCAAAAACCCCAAATTTGGTGTATGATGTGGTTACGTGTGTAAACAAACGAAACATCTCCGAACTGGAACAGATGAGAGAACTCTTTGTTTCACTGGGNGTTACACATTGGNGGTTATTTACTGTTTTTCCCAAAGGACGCGCAAAAGACAATCCCGAATTACAACTTTCCACCGAAGAATTTATTCGCCTTATGGATTTTATCAAAGAAACCCGCAAACAAGGAAAAGTCCNCGCTTCGTACGGATGTGAAGGATATTTAGCCGATTACGAGATGGAAGTNCGTGATACGCCTTATTTTTGTCAAGCAGGGGTGCACATTGGTTCTGTTCTTGCTAACGGCGACATCAGCGCGTGTCCCAGTTTGCGTGGCGATTACATTCAGGGAAATATTTANAAAGATGATTTTTGGACGGTTTGGAATACAAGATATCAGGTAATGCGCNACCGCAGCTGGACNAAATCAGGGAAATGTGCCACCTGCAAATCATATAAATACTGCCAAGGCAACGGACTTCACCTGCGCGACGAAAAAACAGGAGAACTTCTTCACTGCCATTTGGAAATGATGGGTGAGAAAGTGAATTAA
- a CDS encoding AMP-dependent synthetase and ligase, whose protein sequence is MRRTTIIDLLNESAEKFSKNPFLWEKTKDKFEPTTYLETKQQTHILAAGLISLGVKPGDKAALLSEGRNAWILGELAILHAGAINVPLSIKLEESNDLIFRLIHSESQYILVSGGQLKKIRQIIDQLPNVKNVIVFDAQEKYETKEICLNELIEKGKEYLKKNPDAVEKCASAIKPDDLANISYTSGTTADPKGIMLTHRNYTTNVEQALTLMTIPETYRTLIILPLDHCFAHVAGFYSFMASGASVGTVQTGKSPMETLKNIPLNIKELKPNLLLSVPALAKNFKKNIETTIKSQGAVVNWLFNTALNMAYSYNKEGFNKGRGLQKLKKPLLNLFDKIIFSKVREGFGGELDFFIGGGALLDIDLQRFYYAIGIPMFQGYGLSEATPIISSNAQKKHKLGSSGALVKYMDLKICDSDGKELPNFQKGEIVIRGENVMAGYYKNEKATAETVVDGWLHTGDMGYIDNDGFLYVVGRFKSLLISSDGEKYSPEGIEESLVENSHFIDQVILHNNQNPYTVALIVPNKEALKSYVKHKKPHLNWDEKEAKELALSKLQREINEYRKGGKFEGMFPERWLPTAVAVLGEAFTEQNGLVNSTMKIVRGKVEERYKNRIEILYSADGKNIFNEENIGALS, encoded by the coding sequence ATGAGAAGAACCACCATTATTGATTTGCTGAACGAAAGTGCAGAAAAATTCAGTAAAAACCCCTTTTTATGGGAAAAAACCAAAGATAAATTCGAACCGACCACATATTTAGAAACCAAGCAACAAACACATATTTTAGCTGCCGGACTAATTAGTTTAGGAGTAAAGCCCGGAGATAAAGCAGCATTGCTTTCCGAAGGGAGAAACGCTTGGATTTTAGGAGAACTGGCAATATTACATGCCGGAGCAATTAATGTTCCGCTTTCAATTAAATTGGAAGAAAGCAACGATTTGATTTTTCGTTTAATTCACTCAGAATCGCAATATATTTTGGTTTCAGGCGGTCAGTTGAAGAAAATAAGACAAATTATCGACCAACTTCCGAATGTGAAAAATGTGATTGTTTTTGACGCGCAGGAAAAGTATGAAACAAAAGAAATCTGTTTAAATGAATTGATTGAGAAGGGGAAAGAATATTTGAAAAAAAATCCGGATGCTGTAGAAAAATGCGCAAGCGCAATAAAACCGGATGATTTGGCAAATATCAGTTATACTTCGGGTACCACTGCCGATCCCAAAGGAATTATGCTTACACACCGAAATTACACGACAAATGTGGAACAAGCATTGACTTTGATGACTATTCCTGAAACTTACCGCACATTGATTATTCTTCCTCTCGACCATTGTTTTGCGCACGTGGCAGGATTTTACAGTTTTATGGCTTCCGGTGCAAGCGTAGGAACGGTTCAAACGGGAAAATCGCCCATGGAAACATTGAAAAATATTCCGCTCAATATTAAAGAACTGAAGCCGAATTTATTGTTAAGTGTGCCGGCTTTAGCAAAAAACTTTAAGAAAAACATTGAAACAACAATAAAATCACAAGGTGCGGTTGTAAATTGGCTTTTCAATACGGCATTAAATATGGCTTATTCCTACAATAAAGAAGGTTTCAACAAAGGACGCGGGCTTCAAAAATTGAAAAAACCGTTATTGAATTTGTTTGATAAAATTATTTTCTCCAAAGTTCGCGAGGGTTTTGGAGGCGAGCTGGATTTCTTTATTGGCGGCGGCGCTTTACTCGATATTGATTTACAACGTTTTTATTACGCCATTGGTATTCCTATGTTTCAGGGTTACGGACTTTCGGAAGCAACGCCGATAATTTCTTCCAACGCACAAAAGAAGCATAAATTGGGTTCTTCGGGAGCGTTGGTGAAATATATGGATTTGAAAATTTGTGATTCGGATGGAAAAGAATTACCGAATTTTCAAAAAGGAGAAATCGTAATTCGTGGTGAAAACGTGATGGCGGGTTATTATAAAAATGAAAAAGCAACGGCTGAAACAGTGGTTGACGGTTGGCTTCACACGGGAGATATGGGTTACATAGACAACGACGGATTTTTGTATGTGGTTGGACGTTTTAAGAGTTTATTAATTTCCAGCGATGGCGAAAAGTACAGTCCCGAAGGCATTGAAGAATCGTTGGTGGAAAATTCACATTTTATTGACCAGGTAATTTTGCACAACAATCAAAATCCTTACACAGTAGCGTTGATTGTACCCAATAAAGAGGCGTTGAAAAGTTACGTGAAACATAAAAAACCGCATTTAAATTGGGATGAAAAAGAAGCAAAAGAATTGGCTTTAAGTAAATTGCAACGTGAAATTAACGAATATCGCAAGGGGGGGAAATTTGAAGGAATGTTTCCCGAACGCTGGTTGCCAACGGCAGTTGCAGTGTTGGGTGAAGCATTTACGGAACAAAACGGATTGGTAAACAGCACCATGAAAATAGTACGCGGAAAAGTGGAGGAACGCTACAAAAACCGCATTGAAATTTTATATTCTGCCGATGGAAAAAATATTTTTAATGAAGAAAATATCGGAGCCTTGAGCTAG
- a CDS encoding conserved hypothetical protein (Evidence 4 : Unknown function but conserved in other organisms): MDKRYIKPKLEYNSVYHIYNCGINGCPLFHSEEDYNRFLFXMDKYIFPIAEIYAWALLGNHFHLLIKXKKEKEIKTVKELKLFNKEKNEILEDKKPDVTMQFSHLFNSYAQYYNYKYKRHGSLFEHQFRRKKIENREYFKRCLIYIHQNPIKHGFVNDIRDYPYSSFNEMFFDENRRINKTTVLKIFDNLENYKNSHNEIIKLE; this comes from the coding sequence ATGGACAAGCGTTATATAAAACCAAAACTAGAATATAATTCTGTTTACCATATTTACAACTGTGGCATAAACGGTTGTCCGCTTTTTCATTCAGAAGAAGATTATAATCGTTTTCTTTTCANAATGGATAAATATATTTTTCCGATTGCCGAAATTTACGCTTGGGCGCTACTTGGAAATCATTTTCATTTACTTATAAAAATNAAAAAAGAAAAGGAAATTAAAACNGTCAAAGAACTGAAGCTTTTCAACAAGGAGAAAAACGAAATTCTTGAAGACAAAAAACCGGATGTAACTATGCAATTTTCNCATCTTTTTAATTCNTATGCTCAATATTACAATTACAAATATAAACGTCATGGTTCACTTTTTGAACATCAGTTTAGAAGAAAGAAAATAGAAAACCGAGAATATTTTAAACGATGTCTGATTTATATTCATCAAAATCCTATTAAACACGGATTTGTAAATGATATTCGAGATTATCCATATTCTTCTTTTAACGAAATGTTTTTTGACGAAAACAGAAGAATCAACAAAACAACTGTTTTAAAGATTTTTGATAATTTGGAGAATTATAAAAATTCGCACAACGAAATAATTAAACTTGAATAA
- a CDS encoding membrane hypothetical protein (Evidence 5 : Unknown function), with product MSTLLIFIIVLFIFNIFDVTILFFSKSKKKDPLETFQLKLNKFDITLNSIFIIFGFSIIIASITYVFFNSSNISEPSKFTRIFSSLIFLFLFILVFLDVFIFITHLIHENKQIIYLDNLNKKLTAVKKENKITFDLNSKSLRIVEFQPSQHNYKLPGSTYSYLILIDKEKKILISNMIYDHYDFYFELLKNPNFRIFQNQLNYIRND from the coding sequence ATGTCAACATTATTAATTTTCATAATAGTTCTATTTATTTTTAATATTTTTGATGTAACTATTTTATTTTTTTCTAAAAGCAAGAAAAAAGATCCATTAGAGACATTTCAATTAAAATTAAATAAGTTTGATATAACTCTTAATTCAATTTTTATAATATTTGGATTTTCCATAATAATCGCATCAATAACGTATGTTTTTTTCAATTCTTCCAATATTTCAGAACCTAGCAAATTTACTCGGATATTTTCATCTTTAATTTTTCTTTTTTTATTTATCCTTGTTTTTTTAGATGTTTTTATATTTATAACTCATTTAATACACGAAAATAAACAAATTATTTATCTGGATAATCTAAATAAAAAATTAACCGCTGTAAAAAAAGAAAATAAAATAACTTTTGATTTAAACTCTAAGTCTTTAAGAATTGTAGAATTTCAACCTTCACAACATAACTATAAATTGCCTGGATCTACTTATAGTTATTTGATTTTAATTGATAAAGAGAAAAAAATACTTATCTCAAATATGATTTATGATCACTATGACTTCTATTTTGAATTATTAAAAAATCCAAACTTTAGAATTTTTCAAAATCAATTAAATTACATAAGAAATGATTAA
- a CDS encoding hypothetical protein (Evidence 5 : Unknown function) codes for MKNGILKFYDKVIIAIIAVTFTLIGCCTKKAYSEKNKTNKKETVKETTDSIPTVRKIKPGEVIAMYGVRHDQLK; via the coding sequence ATGAAAAATGGAATTCTTAAATTTTATGATAAAGTAATTATTGCTATAATAGCTGTTACATTTACTCTGATTGGTTGTTGCACAAAAAAAGCATATTCAGAGAAAAATAAGACAAATAAAAAAGAAACTGTGAAAGAAACCACAGACAGTATTCCAACTGTACGAAAAATAAAACCGGGTGAAGTAATTGCAATGTACGGTGTGCGCCATGATCAATTAAAATAG
- a CDS encoding putative NLP/P60 protein (Evidence 3 : Putative function from multiple computational evidences): protein MKRXFIILILLXVSILSXASKTHLSANITKNSNENLLSIQDSILNFGLTYLNTPYRFGSSGPKTFDCSGFTSFIFRRFGYKLEHDSRQQAKQSSTVKKDELKKGDLVFFEGRRRNGRIGHVGIVYEKKENGEFDFLHASIYGVKISSSNEPYYAARFVKGGRVIENNDXFLAQNSSETKNEPEKNIPEKEQSARYHTVKKGETLNKIAQMYDVPVATIKTLNSLKSNRIKKGMKLVVSEPIEVSETNNVSNIENXNTTQXISPESTQDKLXNXIEQIKXEEPKTTLQNSTEXIRENSENQHKVQHGETLFAIAKKYNLTVEELKELNHLETNMLSSGQILYLKKTGTENNIEKIKEPKLTPNDASEPIKEKPEMAQIFHKVKKGETLNSIAERYNLSVKELKKLNHLTSNNISIGQKLKIRKEEIPGKTEDLPKAKPQTAKKQKSTPDIVKHTVKKGDNLYTLAKKYDCTVDKLKEWNNLSDKPLQIGQKLIVRK, encoded by the coding sequence TTGAAGAGATNTTTTATCATACTGATTTTGTTGGNTGTCAGCATTTTATCTTGNGCTTCTAAAACGCATTTGTCTGCAAATATTACTAAAAATTCTAATGAAAACCTGCTTTCCATACAAGATTCAATCTTAAATTTCGGATTAACTTATTTAAACACNCCTTATCGCTTTGGCTCAAGCGGACCAAAGACGTTTGATTGTTCCGGATTTACATCGTTTATTTTCCGTCGTTTTGGTTATAAATTGGAACATGATTCTCGTCAGCAAGCAAAACAATCTTCAACGGTAAAAAAAGATGAATTAAAAAAAGGAGATTTGGTTTTTTTTGAAGGAAGAAGACGCAATGGAAGAATAGGGCACGTAGGAATTGTTTACGAAAAAAAAGAGAATGGTGAATTCGATTTCCTTCACGCTTCGATTTATGGAGTTAAAATTTCCTCTTCAAACGAACCTTATTATGCTGCAAGATTTGTAAAAGGTGGAAGAGTGATAGAAAATAATGATNTNTTTTTAGCTCAAAATAGCTCCGAAACTAAAAACGAACCCGAAAAAAATATTCCCGAAAAAGAACAATCGGCACGTTATCACACAGTAAAAAAAGGCGAAACTCTCAATAAAATTGCCCAAATGTACGATGTTCCTGTGGCTACAATTAAAACGCTGAATTCCTTAAAAAGCAACCGAATAAAAAAAGGAATGAAATTAGTTGTAAGCGAACCTATTGAAGTAAGTGAAACAAACAATGTTTCCAATATCGAAAACNTAAATACNACTCAAANTATTTCTCCTGAATCGACACAGGACAAATTGNCAAATGANATTGAACAAATAAAAANCGAAGAACCGAAAACAACGTTGCAAAACTCAACAGAANCAATAAGAGAAAATTCAGAAAATCAGCACAAAGTTCAACACGGCGAAACTTTATTTGCTATAGCTAAAAAATACAATTTAACCGTAGAGGAATTGAAAGAGTTAAATCATTTGGAAACAAATATGCTTTCTTCCGGTCAGATTTTATATCTGAAAAAAACGGGAACTGAAAATAATATCGAAAAAATTAAAGAACCAAAATTAACTCCCAATGATGCTTCTGAACCAATAAAAGAAAAACCTGAAATGGCACAAATCTTTCATAAAGTAAAGAAAGGCGAAACCCTTAATTCTATTGCTGAAAGATACAATTTAAGCGTAAAAGAACTGAAAAAATTAAATCATCTTACTTCCAATAATATTTCTATCGGACAAAAATTAAAAATTCGGAAAGAAGAAATCCCAGGTAAAACAGAAGATTTGCCTAAAGCAAAACCACAAACAGCAAAGAAGCAAAAATCAACCCCCGACATTGTGAAACATACGGTAAAAAAAGGCGATAATCTTTACACACTGGCAAAAAAATACGATTGCACAGTTGATAAATTGAAAGAATGGAATAATTTGTCCGACAAACCTCTTCAAATAGGACAAAAATTAATTGTGAGGAAATAA
- a CDS encoding ABC transporter related protein, with protein sequence MPILTTHNLTIGYSKGKGKIEVQTDLNLSLKQGELVCLIGPNGTGKSTLLRTLAGLQKSLSGNIFIKNKSVSKISHREKALKIALVLTDKIQVENARVYDIIALGQLPYTHWLGGISSVQKEKINNAIQLTHLENKKEHLFNELSDGEKQRVMXAKALAQDTPLVFLDEPTAHLDLPNRVEIMLLLHKLAHSTNKAILLSTHELDLALQASDKIWLMNKNGIITGVPEDMVLDGTFNQVFKSDAYFFNPANGNFSMNYSLHKQVNLTGEKTKMYWTXRALARAGYYVTEKAEVKISIDEKGWKLNNKFYPKIEDLLTELNKITFN encoded by the coding sequence ATGCCCATACTTACCACACATAATCTTACCATCGGTTATTCCAAAGGAAAAGGAAAAATCGAGGTTCAAACAGACTTAAATCTGAGTTTGAAACAAGGTGAATTGGTGTGTTTAATTGGTCCGAACGGAACAGGAAAATCAACACTTTTGCGTACACTTGCGGGATTGCAGAAATCATTGAGTGGAAATATTTTTATTAAAAATAAATCCGTTTCTAAAATTTCACATCGGGAAAAAGCGTTGAAAATAGCTCTTGTACTCACCGATAAAATTCAGGTTGAAAACGCCCGAGTGTATGATATTATTGCATTGGGACAATTGCCNTATACACATTGGCTGGGAGGAATTTCATCAGTACAAAAGGAAAAAATAAATAATGCCATTCAATTAACGCATTTGGAAAACAAAAAGGAACATCTCTTCAACGAACTTTCTGATGGTGAAAAACAACGTGTAATGATNGCCAAAGCATTGGCGCAAGATACTCCNTTGGTGTTTTTAGATGAACCCACCGCACATTTAGACTTGCCAAATCGTGTGGAAATAATGTTATTATTACATAAACTGGCTCACAGCACAAATAAAGCTATTCTTCTTTCTACTCATGAGTTGGATTTAGCATTACAAGCATCAGATAAAATTTGGCTGATGAATAAAAACGGCATAATTACAGGCGTTCCGGAAGATATGGTGTTGGATGGTACTTTCAATCAGGTTTTCAAAAGCGATGCTTATTTTTTCAATCCGGCGAACGGTAATTTTTCAATGAATTATTCACTGCATAAACAAGTAAATTTAACCGGCGAAAAAACCAAAATGTATTGGACATTNCGCGCTTTAGCCCGAGCCGGTTATTATGTGACCGAAAAAGCAGAAGTAAAAATCTCTATCGATGAAAAGGGTTGGAAACTAAACAACAAATTCTATCCGAAAATAGAAGACTTATTAACAGAGTTAAATAAAATTACGTTCAACTAA